In Coregonus clupeaformis isolate EN_2021a chromosome 15, ASM2061545v1, whole genome shotgun sequence, one genomic interval encodes:
- the LOC121582788 gene encoding serine protease inhibitor Kazal-type 1: MPGKPTFLLLLLIISCLSNVQGANFKKPMCYNYQLPGCPFNFEPVCGSNGVTYANECVLCDTIRETRRKILIVKCGPC; the protein is encoded by the exons ATGCCTGGAAAACCTActtttctccttcttcttctcatcATATCCTGCCTCTCAA ATGTGCAGGGGGCAAACTTTAAGAAG CCCATGTGCTACAACTACCAGTTGCCTGGCTGTCCCTTCAACTTTGAGCCTGTGTGTGGATCCAATGGAGTTACTTACGCCAATGAGTGCGTGTTGTGTGACACCATAAG AGAAACAAGGAGGAAGATACTAATTGTCAAATGTGGACCTTGCTGA